Genomic window (Prevotella melaninogenica ATCC 25845):
ACCTTGCAACAACTGCTCAGTAGAGGTGATCACACCCTGTTTCATATCCTTAGAATTGACTGAGGCAATGGCACCCGTAAGGTCGCTCTTGCGCATCTTACCGTATCCAACGCCCACGATAGTCACCTCATCAAGTGTCTTGGCATCCTCTTCCATCACGACTTTTAAGTCTTTTCCTGCCTGCACCTTACGACTTGTATAGCCTACATAGGTGATTTCGAGCATATCACCTTGCCGACACTGGATAGTGAAATTACCATCAATATCAGTGATAGCACCCACCTTACCACCTACAACACTCACCGAAGCACCAATAAGTGGCTCATGACCGCTATCAGATACCGTACCAGTAGCAGTGAAGTCCTGTGCTGATACCTGACTACAGAACATCATCAACACAAAGAGGATGAGTCCCGATAGTTTATTTTTTATTGTTAGTTTCATAGAATTTAATGCTTTTATGGATTGAATAAGACGAGGAATCATTCTCTCCTCTTCCGTTATTAATCAGCCACAACGAGCGGTATTGTTGATGTGACAACCGTCTTATCGTGCTGATCCTTTACTGTTACCTTCAGCTCAGAAGCTTCCACACCCTGCAACTCCTTGTTCAAGTCGAGTGTTGCCTCACGCTTATCGCGCACGCCAGGCATAGTACCAGTAATCGTCTTTGTACCTGCCACGATAGTATATTTCAAGTCACCAGCCGTACGCTCATTGTATTCACGCGTCAACGTAAGGATGTCCTTACTGCTTAGGCGTGTTGGGAAATAAGAGAAAACAGGGTCTGGATAAGGAGTAGCCGTACCTGCCTTTTGCTTTTGGTCACCACTATTCACACCCCACTGGTTAGCTCCTGCAGCATCCTTTATGACCTTGATGATAAGATAAGTCATATTTTCAAGCTGAAAAGCTGCCTTTTCATCGGGATCAGCAAGGATGGTTGGCTTGTCTGCCTGCCCTGCATCTTGTGGGTTATAAGCATAGTATTCACTTGGAACACCTACATTCCAAACGTACAAACCATTAGAAAGTTTCTTCAAACCTGTCTTTGTTAACACTGCAGGACGCCATACATCCAAGGTCTGTTGTACGGTCCAATCGTTCAAACCTGAGTGTGCAGCAAACTCTACGAAGTCGGCATCTTTTGCCAATTCTGTCAATGTCTTCTCACCTAATTTATATACATCAGGATTGAAAACTACTGTCAACGGCTCGTCTAAAGTGAACTTATCGGTGAAACCCTTATCTTTCTTGCCACTGAAGAAACGGATTCCATCACCTGATTTCTTAAACTCCTTGAATTCAGAACGGCTGTCAGGAGCTGCGAAAACACCGGACCACATACTACCATCCTTCGTCTTCAGACGTTGCCAAAAGCCTGGCCACGCATCATCTTCAAACTTTGAAACATCGCTGCTAAAGTACTGTGTCGGTACCATTGTCTTCTTATAGATGTTGTTACCAACGTATTCCAACTTCGCAAAGTCAGATGAATTGCCACCATGACCAGCATCTGGCTCAGTTGGCTGCCATGCCCAGAGATAGAGGTCAACACCCTCCTGAAAACCGACATCGGTCAAATCATAATAGAAAGTAACCTCTTCATCAGCCGTGAAGACAGCAGGAACTGTCCAGCACTTTGGTGCCTTCGGTAGTTCTACACCATCAGCAAACAATGCCAAGGGGAACAAGCACATCAATGCAAATAATATCTTCTTCATATTGATTCTGTTATTTTAGGGGAGTTAGGAAGTAATAAAGTAAGATGGTAACTTATAGAAAAGTCCTACAAAAAAAAGACTTTGAAGCTTTGATAAGCCCAAGAGAATAAGTACTGAAACTTCCACGCTCCGAAATTACTTAACCGCCTGTGTCAAATTGTAAGTGTAAGAAACAAAAGGCTGGCCGTTTGTCTTGCGTGTCAAACGATATTCCAATGTCTTCGTATTACCTGGTACAGCCGTTACAGTGAGTGCTGTCTCAGCCTTTCCGTCATTGAGAAGGAGTCGACTTGGCGTGTTATCACTCTTTGTGAAATTGTAATCCATCTTCCATGTGCCACTTGTAGGCAACAAGAGTGGTGCACTACCTTCTACCGTGAAGGTTGATGGATTACCAGCCTCATCTTGGTTTAGATTGATGACAAACGTGTCAAAATCGAGTAGGTCTGTCAATGTCTTTGTACGAGCATTCGCTTCATCAGTCTGCACAACAGAATTAACAACCCACTTACCGCCAATCTTTTCACTTAGCGTTATCGGTGCTGTAAAACTTCCGTCATCAACTGTAGAACATCCCGTGAACGCCATTGCCGTAGAAAAGAGTAGTCCAATAGCGAACAAATTACCTCTGATTGTTCTCATAGTGAATCTTGTTTTTAGTTATTGAAAATTTATTTTTGTTGATTATTTCTTTATTGGCAAAGTTAGTTATCATTATTCATAAAGTAAAGAAAACTGATGATTGTATAAACATAAATCGGCTATAAAATTCATAAACTACTGATAATCAATACCCATTTATCATCCTAAAGTATAAATAATATAACTTGAATATTACGCTTTTAGTCCTTTTAAAGCATCAAAACGACAAATTTTCAGCTAAAAGGGATGCAATTATTAACATTTAAGGTTCTTCCGATATATGGAGTGATAATCTAAAACTTTTATATTATAAGGCACACGGAGAGACGGAGGGGACGGAGTTTTAAGTCATACATAGAGGTGCCGATGGCACAAAGAGCGACGGAGATATAGCGTACTAATTCCTAATAACTTTTGGGATAAACGCTTTGTGAATAAAATCTCTAATAACACTCGTAAACAATCTCCGTAGCTCCACGCACCGACGGTGCCTCCGTGACTACCATTACTTTGTTTTAATAATCCTCCGTACCCTCCTTTTCTCCGTGTGACATTTCGTCAGAAACCTAAGCTTAGCCGAATCATTATCACCCCAAATTACTAAAGACCTAAATTTAACCCCAATCGGTCATTAGACCACAATATGAATAATTCTTATTACTATGGTATTGTTTCCTAACATCTTTTATTTTCTTATCGGCATCTTGTCCGTCTTTGTAACTTGACGTAGCCCGCTACGTCTGCGTTCCAAAGCCAAACAATCTGCTCGATAATAAAACAAAATATGTTTAGCCTCTAATAACCGATTTGGGGTTAAAAATCTACAAACAAGAATTTGAAAAATCATTACATTATTTCGAAGAAAACTGCTATAAATAA
Coding sequences:
- a CDS encoding DUF5004 domain-containing protein yields the protein MRTIRGNLFAIGLLFSTAMAFTGCSTVDDGSFTAPITLSEKIGGKWVVNSVVQTDEANARTKTLTDLLDFDTFVINLNQDEAGNPSTFTVEGSAPLLLPTSGTWKMDYNFTKSDNTPSRLLLNDGKAETALTVTAVPGNTKTLEYRLTRKTNGQPFVSYTYNLTQAVK